Proteins encoded by one window of Candidatus Eisenbacteria bacterium:
- a CDS encoding MlaD family protein, protein MPEGDRPSGLAPESRTVTKRQTRISLVWIVPIVAALAGAWVAVTRILAEGPKITIVFDTAEGLEAGKTKVHYNGVEVGSVTGIRLSDDHQRVVATVDMVPKTEDMLVDDTHFWVVRPRISGANISGLGTLISGAYIGMEIGKSDIRKRDFVALTVPPIVTENVEGRFFALKTPELGSLETGTPLYFRRLQVGKVVSYKLDPDGHSLTVKVFVNAPYDRFVTTDTRFWQASGVDVSLSASGLSVQTQSLLSILIGGIAFETPEADAASQPAAADTVFNLFSDRTQAFKPPRGDPQTWVLVFNQSVRGLTRGAPVEFRGIPIGEVTDIRSHFDQAKADFSVWVTVHVYPETFGGEAIEGTVNPEARRKTIDAFLARGLRAQLRSGSLLTGAMFVAIDFFPDAAPVTVDWSQTPLRFPTTPGALEATEATVVRIVDKLDKIPLDKIGDEVSKALVELNLTLDSARRTLDTADKMIAPDAGLRVELADTLDEVARAARGIRILADYLERHPESLIRGKPGDK, encoded by the coding sequence ATGCCTGAAGGTGACAGGCCGTCCGGGCTCGCGCCCGAGTCGCGGACGGTGACGAAACGGCAGACGCGGATCTCGCTCGTCTGGATCGTGCCGATCGTGGCGGCGCTCGCCGGCGCGTGGGTCGCCGTCACCAGGATCCTCGCCGAGGGGCCGAAGATCACGATCGTCTTCGACACGGCGGAGGGTCTCGAGGCGGGCAAGACCAAGGTCCACTACAACGGCGTCGAGGTCGGCTCGGTCACCGGCATCCGGCTCTCGGACGATCACCAGCGCGTCGTCGCCACCGTGGACATGGTCCCGAAGACGGAGGACATGCTCGTCGACGACACGCACTTCTGGGTCGTCCGACCGCGCATCTCGGGGGCCAACATCTCGGGGCTCGGCACGCTCATCTCCGGCGCTTACATCGGCATGGAGATCGGGAAGTCGGACATCAGAAAGCGCGATTTCGTCGCCCTCACGGTGCCGCCGATCGTGACCGAGAACGTCGAGGGCCGCTTCTTCGCCCTCAAGACCCCCGAGCTGGGCTCGCTCGAGACCGGAACGCCGCTGTACTTCCGGCGGCTGCAGGTCGGCAAGGTCGTCTCGTACAAGCTCGATCCCGACGGCCACTCGCTGACCGTCAAGGTATTCGTCAACGCGCCCTACGATCGCTTCGTCACGACGGACACCCGCTTCTGGCAGGCGAGCGGCGTCGACGTGTCGCTGTCGGCGAGCGGCCTCAGCGTGCAGACGCAGTCGCTCCTCTCGATTCTCATCGGCGGCATCGCATTCGAGACTCCCGAGGCGGACGCCGCGAGCCAGCCGGCCGCGGCCGACACCGTGTTCAACCTCTTTTCGGATCGCACCCAGGCCTTCAAGCCGCCACGCGGCGATCCGCAGACCTGGGTGCTCGTCTTCAACCAGAGCGTGCGCGGGCTCACGCGCGGCGCGCCCGTCGAGTTCCGGGGCATCCCGATCGGCGAGGTCACGGACATCCGGTCGCACTTCGATCAAGCCAAGGCGGATTTCTCCGTCTGGGTGACGGTGCACGTCTACCCGGAGACGTTCGGCGGGGAGGCCATCGAGGGAACGGTCAATCCCGAGGCCCGCCGCAAGACGATCGACGCGTTCCTGGCGCGCGGGCTTCGTGCCCAGCTCCGGTCGGGGAGCCTCCTCACCGGAGCCATGTTCGTCGCCATCGACTTCTTCCCCGACGCGGCGCCGGTGACCGTCGACTGGTCGCAGACGCCGCTGCGCTTCCCGACCACGCCCGGCGCGCTCGAGGCGACCGAGGCGACGGTCGTGCGGATCGTCGACAAGCTCGACAAGATCCCGCTCGACAAGATCGGCGACGAGGTCTCGAAGGCGCTGGTCGAGCTGAACCTCACGCTCGATTCGGCGCGCCGCACGCTCGACACCGCCGACAAGATGATCGCGCCCGACGCGGGGCTACGCGTGGAGCTCGCCGACACGCTCGACGAGGTCGCACGCGCGGCGCGGGGGATCCGCATTCTCGCGGACTATCTCGAGCGCCATCCCGAGTCGCTGATCCGCGGTAAGCCGGGGGACAAGTGA